One genomic window of Clostridioides sp. ES-S-0054-01 includes the following:
- a CDS encoding carbohydrate kinase codes for MKKVISIGEALIDFIPNQNGCKLKNVSGFKRVAGGAPANVSAVVAKLGGKSSFISKLGKDAFGDYIIDVLNEVNVNTNYVLRTNKANTGLAFVSLKEDGNRDFSFYRNPSADMLLEADEVKKEWFDNCHSLHFCSVDLIDSPMKLAHKKAIEYALENNSIISFDPNIRLPLWDSEQSCKNAILEFLPFAHIVKISDEELEFITGENDIENALHKLFVGSVELVLYTKGKDGVDAYTKKVKGMCKGVKVNAIDTTGAGDSYIGSFLYTLLDNQITLNDIKEMKQETLNKYLEFSNYYAARSTTIKGAINSYATKKEIAEFINNL; via the coding sequence ATGAAAAAAGTAATTAGCATAGGAGAAGCTTTAATAGACTTTATACCTAATCAAAATGGTTGTAAATTAAAAAATGTATCAGGATTTAAAAGAGTAGCAGGAGGAGCTCCAGCAAATGTTAGCGCTGTTGTAGCAAAACTTGGAGGCAAATCAAGTTTTATATCGAAGTTAGGGAAAGATGCATTTGGTGATTATATAATAGATGTATTAAATGAAGTAAATGTAAATACTAATTATGTATTAAGAACAAATAAAGCAAATACGGGGCTTGCTTTTGTATCATTAAAAGAAGATGGTAATCGTGATTTTTCATTTTATAGGAATCCAAGTGCAGATATGCTTTTAGAAGCTGATGAAGTTAAAAAAGAGTGGTTTGATAATTGTCATAGCCTACATTTTTGTTCAGTAGATTTAATAGATAGTCCAATGAAATTAGCGCACAAAAAAGCAATAGAATATGCACTTGAGAATAATAGTATAATAAGTTTTGACCCTAATATAAGGTTACCTTTATGGGATAGTGAACAGTCTTGTAAAAATGCAATATTAGAATTTTTACCTTTTGCTCATATTGTTAAGATATCTGACGAAGAATTAGAATTTATAACAGGAGAAAATGATATAGAAAATGCACTACATAAGCTTTTTGTAGGGAGTGTTGAGTTAGTATTATATACAAAAGGAAAAGATGGAGTAGATGCATACACTAAAAAAGTAAAAGGCATGTGTAAAGGGGTCAAAGTAAATGCAATAGATACAACAGGAGCAGGAGATTCTTATATAGGTTCATTCTTATACACATTATTAGATAACCAAATAACATTAAATGATATAAAAGAAATGAAGCAAGAAACATTAAATAAATATTTGGAGTTTTCTAATTATTATGCAGCTCGTAGTACAACTATCAAAGGCGCTATAAATTCATATGCAACAAAGAAAGAAATAGCTGAATTTATAAATAATTTATAG
- a CDS encoding DUF2798 domain-containing protein encodes MPQNRKESLIFTVLMCAFMVFFMSVYNISIHDKFSLDTFKDAWLDFPITYIIAMIFDWFIVSNIAKKIAFSIISPDSKQIIKAIVISSCMVCGMVLCMSLFGAIKSIGFSSTLITIWIINIVNNFIIALPLQLLIAGPLVRFIFRTLFPEGTIIEIVNS; translated from the coding sequence ATGCCACAAAATAGAAAAGAAAGTTTAATATTTACAGTACTTATGTGTGCTTTTATGGTCTTTTTTATGAGCGTTTATAATATTTCTATACACGATAAATTCTCATTAGATACTTTTAAAGATGCATGGTTGGATTTTCCAATTACATATATCATAGCTATGATTTTTGACTGGTTTATTGTTTCTAATATTGCAAAGAAAATAGCATTTAGTATTATAAGCCCAGATTCTAAACAAATTATAAAGGCTATTGTTATATCAAGTTGTATGGTATGTGGAATGGTTTTATGTATGTCTTTATTTGGAGCCATTAAATCAATTGGGTTTTCTAGTACACTTATCACTATATGGATTATAAATATAGTAAATAATTTTATTATTGCATTACCATTACAACTGCTAATTGCAGGACCATTAGTCAGATTTATTTTTAGAACATTGTTTCCAGAAGGCACAATTATTGAAATAGTAAATTCATAA
- a CDS encoding BlaI/MecI/CopY family transcriptional regulator yields MTISKIPQAELKVMKFIWGKNDTVTSKETIEAMEKKYGWKQTTTLTLLSRLVKKHFLNAEKIDRYTHYTIVVGHKEYLSVETKDFLSNIHDNSLQSLVSALHDDEVIDKDTLDLFESHFKNLEEE; encoded by the coding sequence ATGACAATTTCAAAAATACCACAAGCAGAATTAAAAGTTATGAAGTTTATTTGGGGGAAAAATGATACAGTAACATCAAAAGAAACTATTGAAGCTATGGAAAAAAAATATGGATGGAAACAAACAACTACATTGACACTTTTATCAAGACTTGTTAAAAAGCATTTTTTAAATGCAGAAAAAATAGATAGATATACTCATTATACAATAGTTGTTGGACATAAGGAGTATTTAAGTGTTGAGACAAAAGATTTTTTAAGTAATATACACGACAATTCTTTACAGAGTTTGGTTTCCGCACTACATGACGATGAAGTCATAGATAAGGATACATTAGATTTATTTGAAAGTCATTTTAAAAACTTAGAAGAGGAGTAA
- a CDS encoding LytTR family transcriptional regulator, producing MKEENFINIEYEDKRFSINSKEVLYIEKQEYESKIYTENGNYEVGENAPCIRKLIKEENFFKCSNSYIVNLDKCEFYLSNNCIFVNNNFIRILGSERKKKLKKKLEKLYDYED from the coding sequence ATGAAAGAGGAAAATTTTATTAATATTGAATACGAGGATAAACGTTTTTCAATTAATAGCAAAGAAGTTTTGTACATAGAGAAGCAAGAATATGAATCAAAGATTTATACAGAAAATGGTAATTATGAAGTTGGAGAAAATGCTCCTTGTATAAGAAAACTAATAAAAGAAGAAAATTTTTTCAAATGTAGTAATAGCTATATTGTAAATTTAGACAAGTGTGAATTTTATCTAAGCAATAATTGTATTTTTGTGAATAATAATTTTATAAGAATTTTAGGTTCAGAAAGAAAAAAGAAGTTAAAAAAGAAATTAGAAAAATTATATGATTATGAAGATTAA
- a CDS encoding DUF1653 domain-containing protein, translating into MLELKNNSGTNERQLKYPCIYKHFKGKYYATMGISKAIDNVENICELYSGENLIQNRNKYKLIIRHTEREENIYVYMDLDGNFYHKKEKDTNDLVLYKTLYDDTGIFARPLDMFLEKVDTDKYVNPIQKYRFEEVYK; encoded by the coding sequence ATGCTTGAATTAAAAAATAACTCAGGTACTAACGAAAGACAGTTAAAATATCCTTGTATCTATAAACATTTCAAAGGAAAATATTATGCTACAATGGGGATTAGTAAAGCTATTGATAATGTAGAAAACATATGTGAACTATACAGTGGAGAAAATTTAATCCAAAATAGAAATAAATATAAGTTGATTATTAGACATACTGAAAGAGAAGAAAATATCTATGTATATATGGATTTAGATGGAAATTTTTATCATAAAAAAGAAAAAGATACTAATGATTTAGTTTTATACAAGACTTTATATGATGATACAGGAATATTTGCAAGACCTTTGGATATGTTTTTAGAAAAAGTAGATACAGATAAGTATGTTAATCCAATTCAAAAGTACAGATTTGAAGAAGTTTATAAATAA
- a CDS encoding histidine phosphatase family protein, whose translation MGNTFYIVRHGQTDWNLLGKTQGHGNSDLTPQGINQAKELSEDIGKYPIDYIFSSDLGRAMQTAQILGDKLNIEVQKTEALREMGFGVWEGLLIKEIQKDYSDIYSTWRNEPHLVNIPEGETLKIIKERVDAFIKELNEKYDNKNIILVTHSITLRVMLLSFLESGMENIYRIKQDNTALNIVEFKDYGPVIIKMNDTSHIKNHVKINNSALE comes from the coding sequence ATGGGAAATACTTTTTATATAGTTAGACATGGACAAACAGATTGGAATCTATTAGGAAAAACGCAAGGTCATGGTAATTCTGACCTTACACCTCAAGGTATAAATCAGGCAAAAGAACTTTCTGAAGATATTGGAAAGTATCCAATTGATTATATTTTTAGTAGTGACCTTGGAAGAGCAATGCAAACAGCTCAAATTTTAGGAGATAAGCTTAATATTGAAGTTCAAAAAACTGAAGCACTTAGAGAAATGGGATTTGGAGTTTGGGAAGGTCTTTTAATAAAAGAAATTCAAAAAGATTACTCAGATATATATTCAACATGGAGAAATGAGCCACACTTAGTAAATATACCAGAAGGCGAAACTCTTAAAATTATAAAAGAAAGAGTAGATGCTTTTATAAAGGAATTAAATGAAAAATATGATAATAAAAATATAATTCTTGTTACACATTCAATTACATTGAGAGTTATGTTATTGTCATTTTTAGAATCAGGTATGGAAAATATATATAGAATTAAGCAGGATAATACTGCTTTAAACATAGTAGAATTTAAAGATTATGGACCTGTTATAATAAAAATGAATGATACAAGTCATATAAAAAATCATGTAAAGATAAATAATTCTGCATTAGAGTAG
- a CDS encoding NAD(P)/FAD-dependent oxidoreductase, protein MSKVIVVGGGASGMMAALVASKNNNEVILVERNGELGRKLRATGGGRCNFTNNREIEDFFDKVVNNKKFLYSSFYTFTNKDLISYFESRNLKYKIEEENDHKVYTKNDKSIEVIEVLNKDLLNHNVKIVYNKKVADIITEDIAPKDDFNKDKSKYLVKGIILDNGDKILGDKIIISTGGVSYPKTGSDGSMYKILKNHGHTLNKLYPALVPLRIEEKWIKDLQGISMKNVEISCKIKKKKISKSGDMLFAHFGITGPCVLIMSSYINKIVEKEKVELNIDFLPNLSHDEISSIIREFPNKNIINNLRQILPQNFLKEILSLLSLSDKKASDLSKVDEIKIIEYIKNMKLTCNGTTGINTGMVTSGGISVKEINSSTMESKLIKNLFFTGEVIDIDAETGGYNLQIAFSTGYLAGISV, encoded by the coding sequence ATGAGTAAAGTTATAGTAGTTGGTGGAGGTGCCTCTGGAATGATGGCAGCTTTGGTAGCTTCGAAAAATAATAATGAAGTAATATTAGTTGAGAGAAATGGAGAATTAGGGAGAAAGCTAAGAGCAACTGGTGGAGGTAGATGCAATTTTACCAATAACAGGGAGATAGAAGATTTTTTTGATAAAGTCGTTAATAATAAAAAATTTCTTTATAGTAGTTTCTATACGTTTACAAATAAAGACCTTATTTCGTATTTTGAAAGTAGAAATTTAAAATATAAGATTGAAGAAGAAAATGACCACAAAGTATATACTAAAAATGATAAATCTATAGAAGTAATAGAAGTATTAAATAAAGATTTACTCAATCACAATGTAAAGATAGTGTATAATAAAAAAGTTGCAGACATTATAACTGAAGACATTGCTCCAAAAGATGACTTTAATAAGGACAAGTCAAAGTATCTAGTAAAAGGAATTATTTTAGATAATGGAGATAAGATACTAGGAGACAAGATTATTATATCAACTGGAGGAGTGAGTTATCCAAAAACGGGTTCAGATGGTTCAATGTACAAGATTCTTAAAAATCATGGACATACATTAAATAAACTATATCCTGCTTTAGTTCCGCTTAGAATAGAGGAAAAATGGATTAAAGATTTGCAAGGAATATCCATGAAGAATGTGGAAATATCTTGTAAGATTAAGAAAAAGAAAATATCAAAATCGGGGGATATGTTATTTGCACATTTTGGGATAACAGGACCTTGTGTGCTTATAATGTCTTCTTATATTAATAAGATTGTTGAAAAAGAAAAGGTAGAATTAAATATAGATTTCTTACCAAATTTAAGTCATGATGAAATTTCTAGTATAATCAGAGAATTTCCAAATAAAAATATTATAAATAATCTTAGGCAAATACTACCTCAAAATTTCTTAAAAGAAATACTATCTCTATTATCTTTGAGTGATAAAAAAGCAAGTGATTTATCTAAGGTAGATGAAATTAAAATTATTGAGTATATAAAAAATATGAAGCTAACTTGTAATGGAACTACAGGTATAAACACTGGTATGGTTACTTCTGGTGGTATCTCAGTTAAAGAAATTAATTCCTCTACTATGGAATCTAAATTAATTAAGAACTTGTTTTTTACAGGTGAGGTAATTGATATAGATGCAGAAACTGGTGGATACAATTTACAAATAGCGTTTTCAACTGGATACCTTGCAGGTATTAGTGTATAA
- a CDS encoding (d)CMP kinase: MGNLVIAVDGPAGAGKSTIAKIVAKKLNINYIDTGAMYRAVTYKCLKSGIDVNNEKEVIQIARNSDIDFKNNSIYLDKEVIDEEIRTIEVSNNVSNVAKIKEVRELMVEVQRKIGTKSSVILDGRDIGSYVFPNADYKFFLVATPEERGSRRYKELCNKGYNTTLKEVIEDIIKRDEMDSNREFAPLVKANDALEIDTTGKTIEEVVYEVVSKINL; encoded by the coding sequence ATGGGTAATTTAGTTATAGCCGTAGATGGTCCAGCAGGAGCTGGAAAGAGTACAATAGCTAAGATAGTAGCAAAAAAGTTAAACATAAATTATATAGATACAGGTGCTATGTATAGAGCAGTTACTTATAAATGTTTAAAAAGTGGTATTGATGTCAATAATGAGAAGGAAGTTATTCAAATAGCTAGAAATTCAGATATAGATTTTAAAAATAATAGTATATACTTGGATAAAGAAGTTATAGACGAAGAAATAAGAACAATAGAAGTAAGTAACAATGTTTCTAATGTAGCTAAGATAAAAGAAGTAAGAGAGTTAATGGTTGAAGTTCAACGAAAAATAGGAACAAAAAGTTCAGTAATATTAGATGGTAGAGATATAGGTTCATATGTTTTCCCAAATGCAGATTATAAATTCTTTTTAGTAGCTACTCCAGAAGAAAGAGGAAGTAGACGTTATAAAGAACTTTGTAATAAGGGATATAATACTACTTTAAAAGAAGTAATTGAAGATATAATAAAACGAGATGAAATGGATTCAAATAGAGAATTTGCTCCATTAGTAAAAGCTAATGATGCATTAGAAATAGATACTACAGGAAAAACTATAGAAGAGGTTGTGTATGAAGTTGTGTCTAAAATAAATCTTTAG
- a CDS encoding 1-acyl-sn-glycerol-3-phosphate acyltransferase: MNFYRFAINIFKGFSKLFFKYEVIGAQNIPDRGNIVIASNHKSNLDPIFLAAAIENREIAAIAKKELFEVKPLGFILKKLHVMPINREKPDVSTIKTILRSIRDGYVLGIFPEGTRIKGDSFGKAKAGLSVFTIKSKSKVVPVSIISKYKLFSKVIVYIGEPISFEEHFKEKLSNDDHERISQEILEVIKQNYFKYSK; the protein is encoded by the coding sequence GTGAATTTTTATAGATTTGCAATAAATATTTTTAAGGGTTTTTCTAAATTATTTTTTAAGTATGAGGTTATAGGTGCACAGAATATCCCTGATAGAGGGAATATAGTAATAGCTTCAAATCATAAGTCCAATCTTGACCCTATATTCTTGGCAGCGGCTATAGAAAATAGAGAAATAGCTGCAATTGCAAAAAAAGAATTATTTGAAGTAAAGCCATTAGGATTTATATTAAAAAAATTGCATGTTATGCCTATAAATAGAGAAAAGCCAGATGTATCTACAATAAAAACTATTTTAAGGTCAATTAGAGATGGTTATGTATTAGGAATATTCCCGGAAGGGACTAGAATAAAGGGGGATTCTTTTGGTAAGGCTAAGGCAGGTCTTTCTGTATTTACAATAAAAAGTAAGTCTAAAGTTGTTCCAGTATCAATAATATCCAAATATAAACTTTTTAGTAAAGTAATTGTATATATTGGAGAGCCAATATCATTTGAAGAACATTTTAAGGAAAAATTAAGTAATGATGACCATGAAAGAATATCACAAGAGATTTTAGAAGTGATAAAACAAAATTACTTTAAATATTCAAAATAA
- a CDS encoding 4-hydroxy-3-methylbut-2-enyl diphosphate reductase, which translates to MNVKIAKNAGFCFGVKRAMKMAWDEVEKNDSGIYALGPLIHNKQAVAKYEEKGLKTVDEIDIIPNYENMIIRSHGVPEKIYKEAKDKKLKIVDTTCPFVKKIHTVVSEYHNKGYEIIVIGDMKHPEVIGINGWCENSAIVIKTLEQMENMEFDNSKKYCLVAQTTINPDLYLSIVDKLSDKLEKIVFNDTICSATKARQESAKELAKEVDCMIVIGGKHSSNTQKLVKVCEDLVPTFAIETKDELDVKMLKKYKNLGITAGASTPNWIIEEVVTFLENL; encoded by the coding sequence GTGAATGTAAAAATAGCAAAAAATGCTGGCTTTTGTTTTGGAGTAAAAAGAGCAATGAAAATGGCATGGGACGAAGTTGAAAAAAATGATTCTGGCATATATGCTTTAGGTCCTCTTATTCATAACAAACAAGCAGTAGCAAAATATGAAGAAAAAGGTCTTAAGACTGTAGATGAAATTGATATAATACCAAACTATGAAAATATGATAATAAGGTCTCATGGAGTTCCTGAGAAGATATATAAAGAAGCAAAAGATAAAAAACTAAAAATTGTGGATACTACATGTCCATTTGTAAAGAAAATACATACAGTAGTAAGTGAGTATCATAATAAAGGCTATGAAATAATAGTTATTGGAGATATGAAACATCCAGAAGTTATAGGGATAAATGGATGGTGTGAAAATTCAGCTATAGTAATAAAGACTTTAGAACAAATGGAAAATATGGAGTTTGATAATTCAAAAAAATATTGTCTTGTTGCACAGACTACAATAAATCCAGATTTATATCTAAGTATAGTTGATAAATTATCAGATAAATTAGAGAAGATAGTATTTAATGATACAATTTGTTCAGCTACAAAAGCAAGACAAGAGTCAGCTAAAGAACTGGCTAAAGAAGTTGATTGTATGATAGTTATAGGAGGCAAACATAGTTCAAATACTCAAAAGTTAGTAAAAGTTTGTGAAGACTTAGTACCAACTTTTGCAATAGAGACTAAGGATGAACTGGATGTAAAAATGCTTAAAAAATATAAAAATTTAGGTATTACAGCAGGGGCATCTACACCTAATTGGATAATAGAAGAGGTTGTAACATTCCTTGAAAATTTATAA
- a CDS encoding arsenic efflux protein, which yields MEMLISASEEAFLHVGSMIGFFILLFGYINYKTSGNFTNIISKNRKLQPLMGALIGAIPGCGGSLAIMPLYINGKLSFGAIIASLIASMGDAAFILISSNIKMYFFVTIVSTITGIITGQLVDYFKLEEKLGLKKRRESDKYNISKNNSKENKEQHKHDEIILDNLAKSHGNTNRLAFIITHGKGYKIYIGIILIGFIFMSLAHSGLNLPIIEKLHSLEEMIAVIGILFSIIYMWCFKKVFKNSNQKEEENKKISLREMLIHSVGEISFVITWIFIAYLIYDLIILILGGDEYLVKLVLSTGVISVFIGAGLGLIPGCGIQIVLMSFYLKGTIPLGAVIANSISQDGDALFPLLAMDKKSSLWAMIITTIPAILVGMIVYVFLG from the coding sequence ATGGAAATGTTAATATCTGCTTCTGAAGAGGCATTTTTACATGTAGGCTCTATGATTGGATTTTTTATTTTGTTATTTGGATATATTAATTATAAAACTAGTGGAAATTTTACTAATATCATATCAAAAAACAGAAAACTTCAGCCTTTAATGGGTGCTTTAATTGGAGCTATACCAGGTTGTGGGGGAAGTTTGGCAATAATGCCATTGTATATAAATGGGAAATTAAGCTTTGGGGCAATAATTGCGAGTTTAATAGCTAGTATGGGAGATGCTGCATTTATACTTATTTCATCAAATATTAAAATGTATTTTTTTGTCACTATAGTTAGTACCATTACAGGAATAATAACTGGGCAACTAGTGGATTATTTTAAACTAGAAGAAAAATTAGGGCTAAAAAAGCGTAGAGAATCGGATAAATACAATATAAGTAAAAATAATTCTAAAGAGAATAAAGAACAACATAAACATGATGAAATAATTTTGGACAATCTAGCTAAATCTCATGGAAATACAAATAGACTTGCATTTATAATAACACATGGAAAAGGATATAAAATTTATATAGGAATTATATTAATCGGCTTTATATTTATGTCACTTGCTCACTCTGGACTTAATCTTCCTATAATTGAGAAATTACATTCATTAGAAGAAATGATAGCAGTAATTGGAATATTATTTTCAATAATTTATATGTGGTGTTTTAAAAAGGTATTTAAGAATTCTAATCAAAAAGAGGAAGAAAATAAAAAGATTTCTCTAAGAGAAATGCTGATACATTCTGTTGGTGAAATATCATTTGTAATTACATGGATTTTTATTGCATATCTTATCTACGATTTGATAATATTAATTTTAGGTGGAGATGAATACTTGGTTAAGCTAGTATTATCAACAGGTGTAATAAGTGTATTTATAGGTGCAGGTCTTGGGCTTATTCCAGGTTGCGGTATACAAATTGTGCTTATGTCATTTTATTTGAAGGGAACTATACCACTTGGGGCAGTGATAGCCAACTCTATATCTCAAGATGGGGATGCACTTTTCCCACTTCTAGCAATGGATAAAAAATCTTCTTTATGGGCTATGATTATTACTACTATACCAGCAATACTTGTAGGTATGATAGTTTATGTATTTTTAGGATAA
- the ade gene encoding adenine deaminase, whose translation MGNLKRQCDVASGREKADIVLKNGTIINVFTEELIVGDIAMVGDTIVGIGDYKGNVEIDCRNKYISPGFIDAHMHIESTMVMPIELSKTILKSGTTTIIADPHELVNVKGASAIDFLLESTKDIPLNVYIMMPSSVPATSFETNGIGKFSAKDMERYINNPRILGLGEVMCFNDVINSENEILDKLELFKNKVVDGHAPNVNGKSLQTYVCAGIENDHECITFDEVYEKLRAGLKILIREGSAAKNLKSIVSGMLKHNLPIEEFMFCTDDKHLDDIEKQGHIRWNIKCAIDLGMEPIKAIKIATYNSARAYGLKKIGAISAGYKADIVVLNDLDKMKVDSVYKDGKLVKKEIFSTYNYEIKDKELLNTVKFKDINKEKIQLKLNEKNYVMEIVPYQILTNKLYESLPSSDGYFVPNEEYSKLCVVERHRMTGNISVAPLKGFGIKNGAIATTVAHDSHNIIVAGDNDDDILIAINYLKEVQGGYVIVSNGKVIAHLSLQVAGLISTLTAEEVQETTDNMLEIARKMGVPKYVDPFITLSFMALPVVPQIRLTDLGMFDVEEFKFI comes from the coding sequence ATGGGTAATTTAAAGAGACAGTGTGATGTGGCAAGTGGAAGAGAGAAAGCTGACATTGTACTTAAAAATGGGACAATCATAAACGTATTTACAGAAGAGCTAATAGTAGGAGATATAGCAATGGTAGGAGATACTATTGTTGGTATTGGTGATTATAAGGGCAATGTAGAAATTGATTGTAGAAATAAATATATATCACCTGGTTTTATTGATGCACATATGCATATTGAATCTACAATGGTAATGCCAATTGAACTATCAAAAACAATATTAAAATCAGGTACAACAACTATCATAGCTGACCCACATGAGTTAGTTAATGTAAAGGGAGCAAGTGCAATAGATTTTTTATTAGAATCGACAAAAGATATACCACTTAATGTATATATTATGATGCCTTCATCTGTACCTGCAACAAGTTTTGAAACTAATGGAATTGGTAAATTTAGTGCAAAAGACATGGAGAGATACATAAATAATCCTAGAATTTTAGGTTTAGGAGAGGTAATGTGTTTCAATGATGTTATAAATTCTGAAAATGAAATCTTGGATAAACTAGAGCTTTTTAAAAATAAGGTGGTAGATGGACATGCACCAAATGTAAATGGAAAATCACTTCAGACATATGTATGTGCAGGAATAGAAAATGACCATGAATGTATAACTTTTGATGAAGTATATGAAAAATTGAGAGCGGGACTAAAAATTTTAATAAGAGAAGGAAGTGCAGCAAAAAACTTAAAATCTATAGTAAGTGGTATGTTAAAGCATAATTTGCCAATTGAAGAATTTATGTTTTGCACAGATGATAAGCACCTAGATGACATAGAAAAACAAGGTCACATAAGATGGAATATAAAATGTGCGATTGATTTAGGTATGGAACCTATAAAGGCTATAAAAATTGCAACTTATAATTCTGCAAGAGCATATGGGTTAAAGAAAATTGGAGCAATAAGTGCTGGTTATAAGGCAGACATTGTTGTATTGAATGATTTGGATAAAATGAAAGTGGATAGTGTTTATAAAGATGGTAAATTAGTAAAAAAAGAAATTTTCTCTACTTACAATTATGAGATTAAAGATAAAGAATTACTTAATACAGTTAAATTTAAAGATATTAATAAAGAAAAAATACAGTTAAAATTAAATGAAAAAAATTATGTAATGGAAATTGTGCCTTATCAAATTTTGACAAATAAGTTATATGAATCTCTACCAAGTTCAGATGGATATTTTGTTCCAAATGAAGAGTATTCTAAGCTTTGTGTTGTTGAGAGGCATAGAATGACTGGAAATATATCAGTTGCTCCACTAAAAGGATTTGGCATAAAAAATGGAGCAATAGCTACTACTGTGGCTCATGATTCTCATAACATTATAGTTGCAGGAGATAACGATGATGATATTCTAATTGCAATAAATTATTTAAAAGAGGTTCAAGGTGGTTATGTGATTGTATCAAATGGAAAAGTTATTGCACACTTAAGTCTTCAAGTAGCTGGATTAATTAGTACTCTTACAGCTGAAGAAGTACAAGAAACTACTGATAATATGTTGGAGATAGCAAGAAAAATGGGAGTTCCAAAGTATGTAGACCCTTTTATTACACTTTCTTTTATGGCACTTCCTGTTGTTCCACAAATAAGACTTACTGATTTAGGTATGTTTGATGTTGAAGAATTTAAATTTATATAG
- the bcp gene encoding thioredoxin-dependent thiol peroxidase codes for MLSIGTKAPEFTLEDKDGNKVSISDFKGKKVVVYFYPKDNTPGCTRQACAFRNAYDGFKKDDVQVIGISKDSIKSHQKFAEKHELPFILLSDPDLVAIKAFDVWKEKKMYGKTAFGVVRATYIIDENGIIEKVFEKAKPDTNAQEILEYLEKQEQ; via the coding sequence ATGTTGAGTATAGGAACAAAAGCACCAGAATTTACACTAGAAGATAAAGATGGAAATAAAGTAAGTATATCAGATTTTAAGGGGAAAAAAGTAGTAGTGTATTTTTATCCTAAAGATAACACACCAGGTTGTACACGTCAAGCTTGTGCTTTTAGAAATGCGTATGATGGATTTAAAAAGGATGATGTACAAGTTATTGGCATAAGTAAAGATAGCATAAAATCACATCAAAAATTTGCAGAAAAGCATGAACTTCCTTTTATTTTACTTTCTGACCCTGATTTAGTTGCTATAAAAGCTTTTGATGTATGGAAAGAGAAAAAAATGTATGGAAAAACTGCATTTGGAGTTGTACGTGCGACATATATTATAGATGAAAATGGAATTATTGAAAAAGTTTTTGAAAAAGCAAAACCAGATACAAATGCACAAGAGATTCTTGAATATTTGGAAAAACAGGAGCAATAA